In the Piscinibacter sp. XHJ-5 genome, one interval contains:
- a CDS encoding pyridoxal-phosphate dependent enzyme produces the protein MVDRTPLLPLSRIGEGLFGKVEFSHPSGSMKHRSIPCFLESSLARGRVAKGQRVIIQSGGSAAVAAAWAGARLQLGIDAVVSSSTGEEILRLLRWLGARCHAVRSTETPRYVEALKAEGAFFLDQFREEGLIDHYRPVAEEILDAVAGVDAVVVGIGTGVSITGIGRAIKHRAPACLVVGVEPEEASVAAGKPWAPHRIIGLAPPFAQPLLDRAVVDAIVPISSEAAWARARELAQREGLLAGPSSGAAVEAAVQLRRDRRASRIVAILGGGVVEHLAKSPSHQ, from the coding sequence ATGGTCGATCGGACGCCCCTTCTGCCGCTGAGCCGGATCGGCGAAGGCCTCTTTGGAAAGGTCGAGTTCTCGCATCCGTCGGGATCGATGAAGCATCGATCCATCCCTTGCTTTCTCGAGAGCAGCCTCGCGCGGGGGCGCGTCGCGAAGGGGCAGCGCGTCATCATCCAGAGCGGCGGATCGGCCGCGGTCGCTGCCGCCTGGGCCGGAGCGCGCCTTCAGCTGGGAATCGATGCGGTGGTGTCGAGCTCGACCGGTGAAGAGATCCTCCGCCTCCTGCGCTGGCTCGGCGCGAGATGCCATGCGGTCCGCTCCACCGAGACCCCGCGCTATGTCGAGGCGCTGAAGGCCGAAGGTGCCTTCTTTCTCGATCAGTTTCGGGAAGAAGGCCTCATCGACCACTACCGCCCGGTGGCCGAAGAGATCCTCGACGCCGTTGCGGGCGTCGACGCCGTCGTGGTCGGAATCGGTACGGGCGTCTCGATCACCGGCATTGGCCGCGCGATCAAGCACCGCGCGCCGGCCTGTCTTGTCGTCGGCGTCGAGCCTGAGGAGGCGTCGGTCGCGGCCGGCAAGCCATGGGCCCCTCACCGGATCATCGGCCTGGCGCCGCCGTTTGCACAGCCGCTGCTCGATCGGGCCGTCGTCGACGCGATCGTTCCGATTTCATCGGAGGCGGCCTGGGCACGCGCGAGGGAGCTCGCGCAACGCGAGGGGTTGCTCGCGGGGCCCTCATCAGGGGCGGCGGTGGAGGCCGCTGTCCAGTTGCGGCGCGATCGGCGCGCGTCGCGGATCGTGGCGATCCTCGGCGGAGGGGTGGTGGAGCACCTCGCAAAAAGCCCATCGCACCAATAG